The nucleotide window ACAGAAATTCCACTGATCTGTGATCTTCCGCTGATATCAGCCACTTGTTAATGTATCCCACCCAGGAATATTAGCAGTAGCCTCGTTCACCATCTTCACAAGTCTCACCTGCAACAATCACAGGAAGCATAATTGGAGAGAGTCTGACATTCATGACTGTCTCAAGCAAGTGAGATGGGGTATAAGAATCAGAATACTCTTATTAGGTATTAGGATGGCATAGAATATGTCAATAGACTAGCATGATAATAGACAGCATGTACtcataatttaacatttaataatttactttctcttctttatacttataataaacTATCATGTAAGAACAATTATATTTAACTAATAGAAATAACCATGTTGAAAAAAATCCACATCCTGAACAACAGCCTCAAACAGGAAGCTAGAGAGGACATCGACAGAACAGCCATATAGTACTGATTGAAGAAGCAACAAAGAGTGTGTTCCATGTGCAATAGTACTAACCAAGATGTTTTATGTTAATACTATAATGAAAACCTAAAACCTCATTACCTAATTCTATTATTACTATTTATGACTTGTAATACAGCGCAGAAAAAATATCCAGGGCAACCAACTACTTAGCTACAGCCCTTAAATCACTAGTTACAGATTCATAATTCAGGTGCTACTAAGTTTACCTTTAACCAGGACCAGATACTCTTATTGTCTGGTCCACAGACTGAAAGAACTATGCTGCAGGACTGGGGGACTCAAGGGTTGGACATCACTACCACTAGCATAGTATGACATCTAAATAAGTACCAGGATATTCTTGCATATGGTTTCCCAAATAACTTGTTAATAAATATGAAGCAGAATTAAGGACTTACCACACTTTCAGGAACTCCTGGAGGGGGTAAGGAGAGGTTTCTTGGTGGCGGACCACTAAGATAAGACCTCTTGTCAAAACGCCATTCTCCGATCTTCCCATATGTCAGCTCTCCCTGGATTACAACAAAATTGAGTTATTTCTAAAGTATTATCAATACACAAGCTAGTACAAGAAacttaaagaaaaacaattatgatcaacctataaaaaaatataagaaaaaataaaaaagatgataaCATTACAGTTAAATCATTAGGTTCCTAAGATTATCCCCACAAACAAAAACTAGAAGAGAGTGTTATACCTTTAAAGAGTAGTCACATCCATAAGTATAATGGATTATGAACTTCTTCCCCACTTCTAAGTCCCATGGTGGCTGAAAACAAGAGAAGATGCAAATTGATGATGCTTGAGCAACTTAAAGAATggaataaacatataaaattagcTTTTGATGCATTGAGTATTGAAAGGACCTGTAGCATAAAGTCTTTACGAAGTGTATGCTGCACTCCATGCAATGCAGATGCTACAGCATATGCATACCTTAGTGCAACAAGACATGTCAGTAACATCAAAAACCAGGATCAAAagacaagtttaaaaaatcctTAGTTAAAGCTTACATTTCTAGCACCCATCCAAATGCCTTATCAGCCTCTGGGTCGTCTTTCATTCTTAAAGAAACATTCAACCACACAGGTGAAATGTCCTCTAGCAAAGACTGAAAAGACATTTTAGTCTAcacaattaaataatacaaagaGGGAGGGCAGAGCGCAATGATcaacaattcaatctttttacCAAAATTATGGCTGCAACTTCTTAGATTACTAGattaataagttttaatataCAATGCAAACTAACTACACAATGAGAACAAAATGTAAGATGCAATCTCAGCCATTGAAAGAAACAAATCTAAATGGTCTCAAAATCGTATTATGATTTGATTGGATAGCTCTATAAAAGTCAGtagaaagttaaaatattaacagCATATTAGCACTCAGTATTGCAAGATTTGAGCACTtagttcatatattttataatagcaGAAAGCTTACCTTTGTAATGATTACAGGAGAATTTCCAATTGGATCAATATTTGTCACTGGACCCATTTCTTCAGGATAAAACTTTCTAAGAATTTTCTCATGTTCAGCTGGTTTAATGTAGAAAAAAGGGAAACCGGCTGGATTACTTCCATGAGCCAAATTAGGCAACGGATTAACAAATATGTGGTCAGGCTCTGCCATGAGGATATATCTGCATCAGTTACATAATCCATTACTTTTagaatttatacatataaaaaagaaGTTATAAATTACAAGTTAATCATTCAAGCTGCAATTGCTGATATAACAGAAGAAAAGTGGATAGACAAGTGTATATATAGTTTGGGTACTCACTCTTCATCAATTGTTGCCTTTTCAAGCCATTGCACAAAGGCCCATGGTCTGTTTAGAACTATATATCCCTGGATATAACAAATAGTATGCAGTACAATTAAGAACTATAGAACTTTGCAGATAAGAGGTGTATACCAACACAATGAAGAATGGTTACTAGAATTAGCAAATGGAAGATTGAGATGAATCAACATGAGTGCACATCAGTTGTCTACCGTCAATAAAGATATACGGAAATAGAATTCTAAATGGGAGTGAAAAGTTAATCACTTTTTAATAGCTACAATTATCAAATTGGATCACTGGTTTGGTTTTCACACACCATTTTTCAGTTAAGGTAatgtcatttaacaaaacatagtCACTAACTAAATTAACAATACTAATAAGGTGTTTGGTGACTTACAGACGAAAATGGAAACAGACTGCACATGTGATGAACTATTTTCCAACTAAATATGTGCAGAACCTTACATGCAATGGTATTTTCTAAATACTGAAACATAAACAGACAGAAAATAAGTGATACAGAAACagcaaatttaaatattctcaCCCGGTCAAGACCACCTGGAAGAGGATCAACAACAAAAGATGGAATCTCTTCCATCAACTTGTCAGGCTTTCCTGAATGCAATATTCGTGTAAATTTTCCCATATCTGATCCAGGCATGTCTTTTACTTTCTTATACCAGTAATACA belongs to Mangifera indica cultivar Alphonso chromosome 2, CATAS_Mindica_2.1, whole genome shotgun sequence and includes:
- the LOC123208770 gene encoding hydroxyproline O-arabinosyltransferase NOD3-like isoform X1, yielding MSGRKNTGRSSPLVLVLLALGFFFATYNLLTLAISYKASWASDELNAVDANTGVQSTDLKYHVALTATDAPYSQWQSRIMYYWYKKVKDMPGSDMGKFTRILHSGKPDKLMEEIPSFVVDPLPGGLDRGYIVLNRPWAFVQWLEKATIDEEYILMAEPDHIFVNPLPNLAHGSNPAGFPFFYIKPAEHEKILRKFYPEEMGPVTNIDPIGNSPVIITKTKMSFQSLLEDISPVWLNVSLRMKDDPEADKAFGWVLEMYAYAVASALHGVQHTLRKDFMLQPPWDLEVGKKFIIHYTYGCDYSLKGELTYGKIGEWRFDKRSYLSGPPPRNLSLPPPGVPESVVRLVKMVNEATANIPGWDTLTSG
- the LOC123208770 gene encoding hydroxyproline O-arabinosyltransferase NOD3-like isoform X2 — protein: MSGRKNTGRSSPLVLVLLALGFFFATYNLLTLAISYKASWASDELNAVDANTGVQSTDLKYHVALTATDAPYSQWQSRIMYYWYKKVKDMPGSDMGKFTRILHSGKPDKLMEEIPSFVVDPLPGGLDRGYIVLNRPWAFVQWLEKATIDEEYILMAEPDHIFVNPLPNLAHGSNPAGFPFFYIKPAEHEKILRKFYPEEMGPVTNIDPIGNSPVIITKSLLEDISPVWLNVSLRMKDDPEADKAFGWVLEMYAYAVASALHGVQHTLRKDFMLQPPWDLEVGKKFIIHYTYGCDYSLKGELTYGKIGEWRFDKRSYLSGPPPRNLSLPPPGVPESVVRLVKMVNEATANIPGWDTLTSG